The following proteins come from a genomic window of Halorussus halophilus:
- a CDS encoding PDDEXK family nuclease, with the protein MWIVPCDNGDGYLEVFGGYSKSKVRFCWSCEEQGFTPWLAENPEPLEIALDTNLHEIETEVSTGQFRADIVAENSDGERVVIENQLGTSDHAHLGKLLTYGSFFEAENLVWVAESFKKDHIRTGIKLTQQLDNTRLVLVMFVVHPVGGGHLAITFEAVW; encoded by the coding sequence ATGTGGATCGTGCCCTGTGACAATGGTGATGGTTATCTTGAGGTCTTCGGTGGTTACTCAAAGAGTAAGGTCAGATTCTGTTGGTCTTGTGAAGAACAAGGCTTCACTCCTTGGCTTGCCGAAAACCCGGAACCGCTTGAAATAGCCCTCGATACAAATCTTCACGAGATTGAAACGGAGGTTTCCACTGGCCAATTTAGGGCGGACATCGTTGCAGAGAATTCTGACGGGGAACGTGTGGTCATCGAGAACCAGCTAGGAACCAGCGATCATGCACACCTTGGCAAACTTCTGACCTACGGCTCATTTTTCGAGGCAGAAAATCTCGTCTGGGTAGCAGAATCATTCAAGAAGGATCATATCCGGACCGGAATCAAACTCACTCAACAATTAGACAATACACGGCTTGTGCTCGTTATGTTCGTTGTCCACCCTGTTGGCGGAGGCCATTTAGCCATCACATTTGAGGCTGTCTGGTAG
- a CDS encoding tyrosine-type recombinase/integrase, producing the protein MVDIDAPLIAEESEQYLNEKQRVDYANQRRKFIEWLSTFGKDPGAAEGYTEDTVYRTAYRCGKFDRFVWELEDGYTIHLTHDHADEYMKYLARGEYSGSHKANTQDSLNRYFKWRHHELNEEPWEPELVFSSNAREQPPDFLSLDERKQIRQAALEYGSIPDYYSLTPDEREHWKKYVSQRLRKPLEEVSIDDWKQVNGWKYTSMVWVSLDAGLRPAEVGEASVSWVDISNRVLRIPASDSVKSYDNWLVSISERTADALERWLQERDNYDRYDDTDKLWLTREGNPYGSQSLQRLLLRLCDQAGIDTENRRMSWYAIRHSVGTYMTREEDLAAAKTQLRHKSVQTTIKYDQVPVEDRRSALDRMG; encoded by the coding sequence ATGGTAGATATCGACGCTCCGCTTATCGCGGAAGAATCCGAGCAGTACCTAAACGAAAAACAGCGCGTCGACTATGCGAACCAACGCCGGAAGTTCATCGAATGGTTGTCGACATTCGGCAAAGACCCAGGGGCAGCTGAGGGTTACACCGAAGACACAGTGTACCGGACCGCGTACCGGTGCGGGAAGTTCGACCGGTTTGTCTGGGAACTTGAGGATGGTTATACCATCCACCTGACCCACGACCATGCGGACGAGTATATGAAGTACCTCGCGCGTGGTGAATATAGCGGGTCACACAAAGCCAATACACAGGACTCGCTGAATCGGTACTTCAAGTGGCGTCACCACGAGCTCAACGAGGAGCCCTGGGAACCAGAACTAGTGTTCTCATCCAACGCGCGCGAACAGCCACCGGACTTCCTTAGTCTCGATGAGCGAAAACAGATTCGACAGGCTGCACTCGAATATGGATCGATTCCGGACTACTACAGCCTCACCCCCGACGAGCGAGAACACTGGAAGAAGTACGTCTCACAGCGACTGAGAAAACCGTTGGAGGAAGTTTCGATCGACGATTGGAAGCAGGTGAACGGATGGAAGTACACTTCGATGGTCTGGGTGTCGCTCGATGCCGGTCTACGTCCCGCCGAAGTCGGTGAGGCGTCCGTCTCGTGGGTCGATATCTCCAACCGAGTGCTTCGAATCCCCGCATCGGATTCAGTAAAGAGCTACGACAACTGGCTCGTGAGCATCTCAGAGCGTACGGCCGACGCTCTCGAGCGCTGGCTCCAGGAGAGAGACAATTACGATAGATACGATGACACGGACAAGCTGTGGCTCACTCGGGAAGGAAATCCGTACGGGTCGCAGTCACTCCAGCGTTTGTTACTGCGGTTGTGCGATCAGGCCGGAATAGACACCGAGAATCGCCGAATGAGCTGGTATGCGATCCGTCACTCGGTCGGGACGTACATGACGCGAGAAGAAGACCTGGCAGCAGCGAAAACACAGCTCCGTCACAAGAGTGTTCAAACCACGATAAAGTACGATCAGGTACCCGTCGAAGATCGACGTTCAGCTCTCGATCGTATGGGATAA